The Saccharothrix violaceirubra genome segment GGTGGGTCAGCTCCAACGGCAGTTCCCGGCCGAGGTCGCCCGGACCTCCCGGGTTGGTGAACAGCACGCCCTTGCCCGGCCCCTTGGGCTTGAGGCGGCTGACGGAGATCGTGAACCGCTTGCCGTCGTCCGGCCGGTTCCAGTCGCGTGGCACGTCGAACGTGGCGCACTCGAGGGCGCCGGGGTCCGGGATGTCGGTGCACGGCGCCCACACGAGCTGCTGGATGCCGAAACCCGCCGCGTGGGCGGGTGCGGGCAGGAATGCCGCGACCAAGGCGGCGGTCGACAGGACTGTGATCGTCTTACGCAACGGAGGTCCCCTCAAAGGTCGGTGCGCACACCTCACTCCTGTGAGGTGTGCGCGGACATCCGACCGGAGGTTGATCCGGACGTACGACCGGCCCGCGCCCCGGGCGGGGACGCGGGCCGGACCGACTACAGCGGGAAGAAGATCGGCCGCCGTACGGTGTCGTCCGCCTTGGCCTGCGGGGCCGTCGGGTCGGGCAGCGGCACGCCGGCGCACGTCAGGTCCTTGTCCGGGACCTTGGCGTCGACGAGGAACGCCTCCACGATGTCGTCCACGCACTTGTTGCCGAACGCGTAGATGCCGTGGTCGCCCTCGTCGGTCACGGTCAGCAGCCGCGAGCCGGCGAACTTTTCGTGCGACCGGCGGGCACCCTCGACCGGGGTGGCCGGGTCGCGTTCCGACTGCACCATCAGGATCGGCGGGACGCCCTTGCCCGTGGGCTTCTTGAGCTGCAACGCCGGCCGCTCCCAGAACGCGCACGCCGCGTCGATCTGGTAGTAGCCGATCAGCGGGTACTGCGCGCCCAGGCGTTCGGCCTTCTCCGCCAGGTACTTGCGACCGCCGAGGTAGCGGGTGTCGTTGCACGCTATGGCGTAGAACGTCGCGCTGGACGCGTCGCGGTACTGCGTCAGGCCGAGCGCGGCGTTCGCCGTGGTGGCGGGCACCGCGCCGGACGCGACCGCGGCGAGGAACTCCGCGCCGATCTGGAAGTAGTTCTTCGAGTACTGCACCTGGACCAGGAGGCTGTCGAGGTGGACGGCCTTCAGGTGCGAGCCGTCCGGCAGCGGGATCGGGTTGGCGGTGAGCGCCGCACGGGCCTTCTCGTACTGCTGCCGCACGGCCTCGGCCGTGGTGCCGAGGTGGAACACGTTGTCGTACTTGGCCACCCACGGCAGGAAGTCGGTGCGGAAGCGGCGCTCGAAGCCCCGGCCGAACTCGTCGAACACGTCCTGGAACGTGGTCGTGAACTCGGCGTTGGAGTCGAGCACGAACTTGTCGACGCGCTCGGGGAAGTACGTCGCGTAGTACGCGCCCATCCACGTGCCGCCGGAGTAGCCGACCCAGCTGATCTTGTCCCGCTTGAGCAGGCGGCGCAGCAGGTCGAGGTCCTTGACCGTCTGCTCGGTGTTGACGTACTTGCCGAAGTCGCCGGACAGCGTCTGGCACGTGGTGGCCTGGAACTCGGCGGCGTCGTAGAACAGCTTGACGTTGCGCGGGCTGCGGTCGCGCGGGTCGACCAGGTTCGACGAGTCGAAGTCGCCGCACGTGACGTTCGTGCTCGCGCCCGTGCCGCGCACGTCGATGCCGATCACCTCGGCGTTGTCGACGAGCTTGGTGCGGGACGCGAACGCCAGCGCGAACTCCCGGCCCGGCGCACCGGGGCCGCCGGGGTTGGTCAGCACGCTGGACTTGGTCGGGCCCTTGGGCTTGAGGCGGCTGATCGCGATCGTGATCTTGTTGCCGTCGTTCGGCCGGTTCCAGTCACGCGGTGCGCCGAAAGTGGCACACTCGAGCAGCGGAGGCGCGTTCGGGATGTCGGTACACGGCCCCCAGGCGAGCTTCTGGTCGTCGAACTGCTTCGCCGCCTTCACCGCTTCGGGTGCGGCGTCGGCGACCGCCGGCACGCTCGCGACGAGCGCGAGCGCGGAGACGGCCACCACCAGTTTTCTCATCCGTGGAACTCCCCTCGGTTGTGGACCGCCTCACCCCATCTGTCCGGCCCGTGGCTCCACAACCACCGGAAGAACCACCTTGCGATCCACCAAAGTGTTAGGCCGGACACCGATTCCGCTGTGCCGAATGGCTTCATCGCCTTGCTACCAAGGGAATCCCGGCTGTCGTCCCCGGTGTCGGCAGCGGAGTCGCCGCGCACGTCAGGTCGCGGTCGGGAGTCACGCCGTCCACGACGAACGATTCCACGATGTCGTCCACGCAACGATTCCCGCTCCCGTAGACACCGTGGTCCCCGTCGTCCACGACGGTCACCAGGCGTGATCCGGCGAGGCTCGCGTGCGCGCGGCGTGCGCCCTCGATCGGCGTGGCCGGATCGCGTTCCGACTGGACCAGGAGGATCGGCGGGGCGCCCTTGCCCGTCGGCTTGCGCAGCTTGAGCGGCGTGCGGTGCCAGAACGCGCACGGCGCGCTGATCTGGTGGTAGCCGACGAACGGGTACTTCCGGCCGCGTTCCTCGGCGCGGGCGGCGAGTTCGGCCCGGCCGCCGACGTACCTCGTGTCGTTGCAGATGATCGAGTAGAACAGCGCGTTCCCGGCGTCCGCGTACCGGGCGAACGCCGTCACGCCGGGTACTGCCGCACCCTGCCCTTCGACGGCGGCGACGACCCGCGCGAGCAGTTCCGTGCCTTGGGGGAACAGGGACTTGCCGTAGAGGATCCGGGCCACCAGGCCGTCGAGTTCCACGATCGTGAGCGGGCCGCCGGTCGCGAGCCGGGCGCGGACCGACTCGTACCGGGCGCGGACGGCCTCGGGCGTGGCGC includes the following:
- a CDS encoding alpha/beta hydrolase, giving the protein MRKLVVAVSALALVASVPAVADAAPEAVKAAKQFDDQKLAWGPCTDIPNAPPLLECATFGAPRDWNRPNDGNKITIAISRLKPKGPTKSSVLTNPGGPGAPGREFALAFASRTKLVDNAEVIGIDVRGTGASTNVTCGDFDSSNLVDPRDRSPRNVKLFYDAAEFQATTCQTLSGDFGKYVNTEQTVKDLDLLRRLLKRDKISWVGYSGGTWMGAYYATYFPERVDKFVLDSNAEFTTTFQDVFDEFGRGFERRFRTDFLPWVAKYDNVFHLGTTAEAVRQQYEKARAALTANPIPLPDGSHLKAVHLDSLLVQVQYSKNYFQIGAEFLAAVASGAVPATTANAALGLTQYRDASSATFYAIACNDTRYLGGRKYLAEKAERLGAQYPLIGYYQIDAACAFWERPALQLKKPTGKGVPPILMVQSERDPATPVEGARRSHEKFAGSRLLTVTDEGDHGIYAFGNKCVDDIVEAFLVDAKVPDKDLTCAGVPLPDPTAPQAKADDTVRRPIFFPL